In Phyllostomus discolor isolate MPI-MPIP mPhyDis1 chromosome 2, mPhyDis1.pri.v3, whole genome shotgun sequence, the following are encoded in one genomic region:
- the CHD4 gene encoding chromodomain-helicase-DNA-binding protein 4 isoform X3 — translation MASGLGSPSLCSAGSEEEDMDALLNNSLPPPHPENDDDPEEDLSEAETPKLKKKKKPKKPRDPKIPKSKRQKKELGDSSGEGPEFVEEEEEVALRSDSEGSDYTPGKKKKKKLGPKKEKKSKSKRKEEEEEEEDDDDSKEPKSSAQLLEDWGMEDIDHVFSEEDYRTLTNYKAFSQFVRPLIAAKNPKIAVSKMMMVLGAKWREFSTNNPFKGSSGASVAAAAAAAVAVVESMVTATEVAPPPPPVEVPIRKAKTKEGKGPNARRKPKGSPRIPDAKKPKPKKVAPLKIKLGGFGSKRKRSSSEDDDLDVESDFDDASINSYSVSDGSTSRSSRSRKKLRTTKKKKKGEEEVTAMDGYETDHQDYCEVCQQGGEIILCDTCPRAYHMVCLDPDMEKAPEGKWSCPHCEKEGIQWEAKEDNSEGEEILEEVGGDPEEEDDHHMEFCRVCKDGGELLCCDTCPSSYHIHCLNPPLPEIPNGEWLCPRCTCPALKGKVQKILIWKWGQPPSPTPVPRPPDADPNTPSPKPLEGRPERQFFVKWQGMSYWHCSWVSELQLELHCQVMFRNYQRKNDMDEPPSGDFGGDEEKSRKRKNKDPKFAEMEERFYRYGIKPEWMMIHRILNHSVDKKGHVHYLIKWRDLPYDQASWESEDVEIQDYDLFKQSYWNHRELMRGEEGRPGKKLKKVKLRKLERPPETPTVDPTVKYERQPEYLDATGGTLHPYQMEGLNWLRFSWAQGTDTILADEMGLGKTVQTAVFLYSLYKEGHSKGPFLVSAPLSTIINWEREFEMWAPDMYVVTYVGDKDSRAIIRENEFSFEDNAIRGGKKASRMKKEASVKFHVLLTSYELITIDMAILGSIDWACLIVDEAHRLKNNQSKFFRVLNGYSLQHKLLLTGTPLQNNLEELFHLLNFLTPERFHNLEGFLEEFADIAKEDQIKKLHDMLGPHMLRRLKADVFKNMPSKTELIVRVELSPMQKKYYKYILTRNFEALNARGGGNQVSLLNVVMDLKKCCNHPYLFPVAAMEAPKMPNGMYDGSALIRASGKLLLLQKMLKNLKEGGHRVLIFSQMTKMLDLLEDFLEHEGYKYERIDGGITGNMRQEAIDRFNAPGAQQFCFLLSTRAGGLGINLATADTVIIYDSDWNPHNDIQAFSRAHRIGQNKKVMIYRFVTRASVEERITQVAKKKMMLTHLVVRPGLGSKTGSMSKQELDDILKFGTEELFKDEATDGGGDNKEGEDSSVIHYDDKAIERLLDRNQDETEDTELQGMNEYLSSFKVAQYVVREEEMGEEEEVEREIIKQEESVDPDYWEKLLRHHYEQQQEDLARNLGKGKRIRKQVNYNDGSQEDRGVCGRPRPPPMGRSTRAVGPAHLPSLPPDWQDDQSDNQSDYSVASEEGDEDFDERSEAPRRPSRKGLRNDKDKPLPPLLARVGGNIEVLGFNARQRKAFLNAIMRYGMPPQDAFTTQWLVRDLRGKSEKEFKAYVSLFMRHLCEPGADGAETFADGVPREGLSRQHVLTRIGVMSLIRKKVQEFEHVNGRWSMPELAEVEENKKMSQPGSPSPKTPTPSTPGDTQPNTPAPAPPAEDGIKIEENSLKEEESAEAEKEVKSAAPEATVECPQPPAPASEDEKVVVEPPEGEEKVEKVEVKERTEEPMETESKGVADVEKVEEKSAIDLTPIVVEDKEEKKEEEEKKEVMLQNGETPKELNDEKQKKNIKQRFMFNIADGGFTELHSLWQNEERAATVTKKTYEIWHRRHDYWLLAGIINHGYARWQDIQNDPRYAILNEPFKGEMNRGNFLEIKNKFLARRFKLLEQALVIEEQLRRAAYLNMSEDPSHPSMALNTRFAEVECLAESHQHLSKESMAGNKPANAVLHKGILKQLEELLSDMKADVTRLPATIARIPPVAVRLQMSERNILSRLANRAPEPTPQQVAQQQ, via the exons ATGGCGTCAGGCCTGGGCTCCCCGTCCCTCTGCTCAGCGGGCAGCGAGGAGGAGGATATGGATGCACTTTTGAACAacagcctgcccccaccccacccag AAAACGACGATGACCCAGAAGAGGATTTGTCAGAAGCAGAGACTCCaaagctgaagaaaaagaaaaaacctaagaAACCTCGGGACCCTAAAATTCCTAAGAGCAAGCGCCAAAAAAAGGAG CTGGgggacagctctggggaggggccagagtttgtggaagaagaggaagaggtggCTCTGCGCTCAGACAGTGAGGGCAGCGACTATACCCctggcaagaagaagaaaaagaagcttggacctaagaaagaaaagaagagcaaatccaagcggaaggaggaagaggaggaggaggaggatgatgaCGATTCAAAG GAGCCTAAATCATCTGCTCAGCTTCTAGAAGACTGGGGCATGGAAGACATTGACCATGTGTTCTCAGAGGAGGATTATCGCACCCTCACCAACTACAAGGCCTTCAGCCAGTTTGTCCG ACCCCTCATTGCTGCCAAAAACCCCAAGATTGCTGTCTCCAAGATGATGATGGTTTTGGGCGCAAAGTGGCGGGAGTTCAGCACCAACAACCCCTTCAAAGGCAGTTCTGGGGCTTccgtggcagcagcagcagcagcagcagtggctgtGGTGGAGAGCATGGTGACAGCCACTGAAGTtgcaccacctcctccccctgtGGAGGTTCCTATCCGAAAGGCCAAGACGAAGGAGGGCAAAG GTCCCAATGCTCGGAGGAAGCCCAAAGGCAGCCCTCGTATACCTGATGCCAAGAAGCCTAAACCCAAGAAAGTGGCTCCCTTGAAAATCAAGCTGGGAGGTTTTGGTTCTAAGCGTAAGAGATCCTCG AGTGAGGATGACGACTTAGATGTAGAATCTGACTTCGATGATGCCAGTATCAATAGCTATTCTGTTTCTGATGGTTCCACCAGCCGTAGTAGTCGCAGCCGCAAGAAACTTCGaaccactaaaaagaaaaagaaag GCGAGGAGGAGGTGACTGCTATGGATGGTTATGAGACAGACCACCAGGACTATTGCGAGGTGTGCCAGCAAGGCGGCGAGATCATCCTGTGTGATACCTGTCCCCGAGCTTACCACATGGTCTGCCTGGATCCAGACATGGAGAAGGCTCCCGAGGGCAAGTGGAGCTGCCCACACTGT GAGAAAGAAGGCATTCAGTGGGAGGCCAAAGAAGACAATTCCGAGGGTGAGGAGATCCTAGAAGAGGTTGGGGGAGACCCCGAAGAGGAAGATGACCACCATATGGAATTCTGTCGGGTCTGCAAGGATGGTGGGGAGCTGCTCTGCTGTGACACTTGTCCTTCTTCTTACCATATCCACTGCCTGAACCCCCCACTTCCAGAGATCCCCAATGGCGAGTGGCTCTGTCCCCGTTGTACG tgtCCAGCTCTTAAGGGCAAGGTGCAGAAGATCCTAATCTGGAAGTGGGGTCAGCCACCATCTCCCACACCAGTACCCCGGCCTCCAGATGCTGATCCCAATACTCCCTCTCCCAAGCCCTTGGAGGGGCGGCCAGAGCGGCAGTTCTTTGTGAAGTGGCAAGGCATGTCTTATTGGCACTGCTCCTGGGTGTCTGAACTGCAG CTGGAACTGCACTGTCAGGTGATGTTCAGAAACTATCAGCGGAAGAATGATATGGACGAACCACCTTCTGGGGACTTTGGTGGTGATGAAGAGAAGAGCCGAAAGCGGAAGAACAAGGACCCTAAATTTGCGGAGATGGAGGAACGCTTCTATCGCTATGGGATAAAGCCTGAGTGGATGATGATCCACCGAATTCTCAACCACAG TGTGGACAAGAAGGGCCATGTCCACTACTTGATCAAGTGGCGAGACTTGCCCTATGATCAGGCATCCTGGGAgagtgaggatgtggagatacAGGACTATGACCTGTTCAAGCAGAGCTATTGGAATCATAG GGAGTTAATGAGGGGTGAAGAAGGACGACCAGGCAAGAAGCTCAAGAAGGTGAAGCTGAGAAAGTTGGAGAGGCCTCCTGAAACTCCAACTGTTGAT CCAACAGTGAAGTATGAGCGACAGCCGGAGTACCTGGATGCCACCGGTGGAACCCTGCACCCGTATCAAATGGAGGGCCTGAACTGGTTGCGCTTCTCTTGGGCTCAGGGCACGGACACCATCCTGGCCGATGAGATGGGCCTCGGGAAGACCGTCCAGACAGCAGTCTTCCTCTATTCCCTCTACAAGGAG GGTCATTCCAAAGGCCCCTTCCTAGTGAGTGCTCCTCTCTCTACCATCATCAACTGGGAACGGGAATTTGAAATGTGGGCTCCAGACATGTATGTGGTGACTTATGTGGGTGACAAAGACAGCCGGGCCATCATCCGAGAGAATGAATTCTCCTTTGAAGACAATGCCATTCGTGGTGGCAAGAAGGCCTCTCGCATGAAG AAAGAGGCATCTGTGAAGTTCCATGTGCTGCTGACATCCTATGAGTTGATCACCATTGACATGGCTATCTTGGGCTCTATCGACTGGGCCTGCCTCATCGTGGATGAGGCCCATCGGCTGAAGAACAATCAGTCAAag TTCTTCCGGGTCTTGAATGGTTACTCACTCCAGCATAAGCTGTTGCTGACTGGGACTCCATTACAAAACAATCTAGAAGAGCTGTTTCATCTGCTCAACTTTCTCACCCCTGAGAGGTTCCA caatttggaaggcttcttggaggagttTGCTGACATTGCCAAGGAGGACCAGATTAAAAAACTGCATGACATGCTGGGGCCTCATATGTTGCGGCGTCTCAAAGCTGATGTGTTCAAGAACATGCCATCCAAGACGGAACTGATTGTGCGTGTGGAGCTGAGCCCTATGCAGAA GAAATACTACAAGTATATCCTCACTCGAAATTTTGAAGCACTTAATGCTCGAGGTGGTGGCAACCAGGTCTCTCTGCTGAATGTGGTGATGGATCTTAAGAAGTGCTGCAACCACCCGTATCTCTTTCCCGTGGCTGCAATG gAAGCCCCTAAGATGCCCAATGGCATGTACGATGGCAGTGCCCTAATCAGAGCATCTGGGAAATTATTGCTGCTACAGAAGATGCTCAAGAACCTTAAGGAGGGTGGGCACCGTGTACTCATCTTCTCCCAG ATGACCAAGATGCTGGACTTGCTAGAGGATTTCTTGGAACATGAAGGTTATAAATATGAGCGTATTGATGGTGGAATCACTGGGAACATGCGTCAAGAGGCCATTGACCGTTTCAATG CACCGGGTGCTCAACAGTTCTGCTTCTTGCTTTCCACTCGAGCTGGGGGCCTTGGAATCAATCTGGCCACTGCTGACACAGTTATTATCTATGACTCTGACTGGAACCCCCATAATGACATCCAG GCCTTTAGCAGAGCTCACCGTATTGGGCAAAATAAGAAGGTCATGATCTATCGGTTTGTGACCCGTGCATCAGTGGAGGAGCGTATCACACAGGTGGCAAAAAAGAAGATGATGCTGACGCATCTAGTGGTTcggcctgggctgggctccaaGACTGGATCCATGTCTAAACAGGAGCTTGATGACATCCTCAAGTTTGGCACTGAGGAACTATTCAAGGATGAAGCCACAGATGGAG GAGGAGACAACAAAGAGGGAGAGGATAGCAGTGTTATCCACTATGATGATAAGGCCATTGAGCGACTGCTGGACCGTAACCAGGATGAGACTGAAGACACAGAATTGCAGGGCATGAATGAATATTTGAGCTCATTCAAAGTGGCCCAGTATGTGGTGCGGGAAGAAGAAATGGGG gaggaagaggaggtagAACGGGAAATCATAAAACAGGAAGAAAGTGTGGATCCTGACTACTGGGAGAAATTGCTGCGGCACCATTATGAGCAGCAGCAAGAAGATTTGGCCCGAAATCtgggcaaaggaaaaagaatccgTAAACAGGTCAACTACAATGATGGCTCCCAGGAGGACCGAGGTGTGTgtggccggccccgccccccacccatgGGCCGTTCCACTAGAGCAGTGGGCCCCGCTCatctgccctctctccctccagatTGGCAGGACGACCAGTCCGACAACCAGTCCGATTATTCGGTGGCCTCAGAGGAAGGTGATGAAGACTTTGATGAACGTTCAGAAG CTCCCCGCAGGCCCAGTCGCAAGGGCCTGCGGAATGATAAAGATAAACCATTGCCTCCTCTGTTGGCCCGTGTTGGGGGGAATATTGAA GTACTTGGTTTTAATGCTCGGCAGCGAAAAGCTTTTCTTAATGCAATAATGCGATATGGGATGCCACCTCAGGATGCTTTTACCACCCAGTGGCTTGTGAGAGATCTTCGAGGCAAATCAGAGAAAGAGTTCAA GGcttatgtgtctctttttatgcggCATTTATGTGAGCCAGGAGCAGATGGGGCTGAGACCTTTGCTGATGGTGTCCCCCGAGAAGGCCTATCTCGCCAGCATGTCCTTACTAGGATTGGTGTCATGTCCTTGATTCGCAAGAAG GTTCAGGAGTTTGAGCATGTTAATGGGCGCTGGAGTATGCCTGAACTTGCTGAAGtagaggaaaacaagaaaatgtcCCAGCCGGGGTCACCTTCCCCAAAGACACCTACACCCTCTACTCCAGGGGACACACAGCCCAATACTCCTGCACCTGCCCCACCTGCTG AGGATGGgataaaaatagaggaaaatagtCTCAAAGAAGAAGAGAGTGCAGAAGCAGAAAAGGAAGTTAAATCTGCAGCCCCTGAGGCCACCGTTGAG tgtccacagccccctgcccctgcctcagaGGATGAAAAAGTGGTTGTTGAACCTcctgagggagaagagaaagtagaaaaggTAGAGGTGAAGGAGAGGACAGAAGAACCTATGGAGACAGAGTCCAAAG GTGTTGCTGATGTGGAGAAGGTAGAGGAGAAGTCAGCAATAGACCTGACTCCCATTGTGGTGGAGGATAAAG aagagaagaaagaagaagaagaaaaaaaagaggtgatGCTTCAGAATGGAGAAACCCCCAAGGAGCTGAATGatgagaagcagaaaaaaaatattaaacagcGTTTCATGTTCAACATTGCAGATGGTGGTTTTACTG AGTTGCACTCCCTTTGGCAGAATGAGGAGCGGGCAGCCACAGTCACCAAGAAGACTTATGAGATCTGGCATCGGCGACACGACTACTGGCTGCTGGCTGGCATCATAAA CCATGGCTATGCCCGGTGGCAGGACATCCAGAATGACCCACGCTATGCCATTCTCAATGAGCCTTTCAAGGGTGAAATGAACCGTGGAAATTTCTTAGAGATCAAGAATAAGTTTCTAGCACGAAGGTTCAAG CTCCTAGAACAAGCCCTGGTGATTGAGGAGCAGCTGCGGCGAGCAGCTTACCTGAACATGTCAGAGGACCCCTCTCACCCTTCCATGGCCCTAAACACCCGCTTTGCTGAGGTGGAGTGTTTGGCAGAGAGTCATCAGCACCTGTCCAAGGAGTCAATGGCAGGAAACAAACCTGCCAATGCGGTCCTGCACAAAGGTA TTCTGAAACAGCTAGAGGAACTGCTGAGTGACATGAAAGCTGATGTGACTCGGCTCCCAGCTACTATTGCCCGAATTCCCCCAGTTGCTGTGAGGCTACAGATGTCAGAGCGTAACATTCTCAGCCGCCTGGCAAACCGAGCACCTGAACCTACTCCACAGCAG GTAGCCCAGCAGCAGTGA